One region of Desmodus rotundus isolate HL8 chromosome 11, HLdesRot8A.1, whole genome shotgun sequence genomic DNA includes:
- the RWDD1 gene encoding RWD domain-containing protein 1 isoform X1 → MTDYSEEQRNELEALESIYPDSFTVLSENPPSFTITVTSEAGENDETVQTTLKFTYSERYPDEAPLYEIFSQENLEDNDVSSILKLLALQAEENLGMVMIFTLVTAVQEKLNEIVDQIKTRREEEKKQKEKEAEEAEKQLFHGTPVTIENFLNWKAKFDAELLEIKKKRMKEEEQAGKNKLSGKQLFETDHNLDTSDIQFLEDAGNNVEVDESLFQEMDDLELEDDEDDPDYNPADPESDLTD, encoded by the exons ATGACAGATTACAGCGAGGAGCAGCGCAACGAGCTGGAGGCTCTGGAGTCTATCTACCCCGACTCCTTCACAG TATTATCAGAAAATCCTCCCAGCTTCACCATTACTGTGACGTCTGAGGCTGGAGAAAATGACGAGA CTGTCCAGACCACCCTCAAGTTTACATACAGTGAGAGATACCCAGATGAAGCCCCCCTTTATGAAATATTCTCCCAGGAAAATCTAGAAGATAATGATgtttcaagtattttaaaattgttagcaTTACAG GCAGAAGAAAACCTTGGTATGGTGATGATCTTTACTTTAGTGACAGCTGTGCAAGAAAAATTAAACGAAATAGTGGATCAAATAAAAActagaagagaggaagaaaagaaacaaaaagaaaaagaagcagaagaagctGAGAAG caaTTATTTCATGGCACTCCTGTTACAATTGAGAACTTCTTAAATTGGAAAGCCAAGTTTGATGCAGaactcttggaaattaaaaagaaacgaatgaaagaagaagaacaagcaggaaaaaataaattaagtg ggaAACAGCTATTTGAAACAGACCATAATCTTGACACATCTGACATCCAGTTCTTGGAGGATG CTGGAAACAATGTGGAGGTGGATGAGTCTTTGTTCCAGGAGATGGATGACTTGGAGCTGGAGGACGATGAGGACGATCCAGACTACAACCCCGCTGACCCGGAGAGTGACCTGACCGACTGA
- the RWDD1 gene encoding RWD domain-containing protein 1 isoform X3, translating to MTRAEENLGMVMIFTLVTAVQEKLNEIVDQIKTRREEEKKQKEKEAEEAEKQLFHGTPVTIENFLNWKAKFDAELLEIKKKRMKEEEQAGKNKLSGKQLFETDHNLDTSDIQFLEDAGNNVEVDESLFQEMDDLELEDDEDDPDYNPADPESDLTD from the exons ATGACGAGA GCAGAAGAAAACCTTGGTATGGTGATGATCTTTACTTTAGTGACAGCTGTGCAAGAAAAATTAAACGAAATAGTGGATCAAATAAAAActagaagagaggaagaaaagaaacaaaaagaaaaagaagcagaagaagctGAGAAG caaTTATTTCATGGCACTCCTGTTACAATTGAGAACTTCTTAAATTGGAAAGCCAAGTTTGATGCAGaactcttggaaattaaaaagaaacgaatgaaagaagaagaacaagcaggaaaaaataaattaagtg ggaAACAGCTATTTGAAACAGACCATAATCTTGACACATCTGACATCCAGTTCTTGGAGGATG CTGGAAACAATGTGGAGGTGGATGAGTCTTTGTTCCAGGAGATGGATGACTTGGAGCTGGAGGACGATGAGGACGATCCAGACTACAACCCCGCTGACCCGGAGAGTGACCTGACCGACTGA
- the RWDD1 gene encoding RWD domain-containing protein 1 isoform X2, translating to MSQKTVQTTLKFTYSERYPDEAPLYEIFSQENLEDNDVSSILKLLALQAEENLGMVMIFTLVTAVQEKLNEIVDQIKTRREEEKKQKEKEAEEAEKQLFHGTPVTIENFLNWKAKFDAELLEIKKKRMKEEEQAGKNKLSGKQLFETDHNLDTSDIQFLEDAGNNVEVDESLFQEMDDLELEDDEDDPDYNPADPESDLTD from the exons ATGAGCCAAAAGA CTGTCCAGACCACCCTCAAGTTTACATACAGTGAGAGATACCCAGATGAAGCCCCCCTTTATGAAATATTCTCCCAGGAAAATCTAGAAGATAATGATgtttcaagtattttaaaattgttagcaTTACAG GCAGAAGAAAACCTTGGTATGGTGATGATCTTTACTTTAGTGACAGCTGTGCAAGAAAAATTAAACGAAATAGTGGATCAAATAAAAActagaagagaggaagaaaagaaacaaaaagaaaaagaagcagaagaagctGAGAAG caaTTATTTCATGGCACTCCTGTTACAATTGAGAACTTCTTAAATTGGAAAGCCAAGTTTGATGCAGaactcttggaaattaaaaagaaacgaatgaaagaagaagaacaagcaggaaaaaataaattaagtg ggaAACAGCTATTTGAAACAGACCATAATCTTGACACATCTGACATCCAGTTCTTGGAGGATG CTGGAAACAATGTGGAGGTGGATGAGTCTTTGTTCCAGGAGATGGATGACTTGGAGCTGGAGGACGATGAGGACGATCCAGACTACAACCCCGCTGACCCGGAGAGTGACCTGACCGACTGA